A single window of Methanothermobacter marburgensis str. Marburg DNA harbors:
- a CDS encoding MBL fold metallo-hydrolase, producing MIQKFDNIIAIEGTLFDSNIYILGDTVVDTGTGMNPDNLMRRIREAGVEPGSIKHIVNTHCHFDHTGGNRLFNADIAIHSLDAEALREGNDEKTVAYMFSASMEPMEVAVELGDGDFIGDFEVIHTPGHTPGCICLYDGRSLISGDTVFADGGFGRVDVGGDINELAESIKKLMKLDIEYLFPGHGPWVDNGSMHVELAAAFLGIG from the coding sequence ATGATACAGAAATTTGATAATATAATAGCGATTGAAGGAACACTCTTTGATTCTAACATATACATCCTTGGAGACACGGTGGTTGATACAGGGACTGGAATGAACCCTGATAACCTCATGAGGAGGATAAGGGAGGCCGGTGTTGAGCCTGGCAGCATAAAACATATAGTGAACACCCACTGCCACTTTGACCATACCGGGGGAAACAGGCTCTTCAATGCAGATATAGCAATTCACAGTCTTGATGCAGAAGCACTCAGGGAGGGGAACGACGAGAAGACGGTTGCCTACATGTTCTCGGCATCCATGGAGCCAATGGAAGTGGCTGTTGAACTTGGGGATGGGGACTTCATAGGTGACTTTGAGGTTATCCACACACCCGGCCACACACCAGGATGCATATGTCTGTATGATGGTAGATCCCTTATCTCAGGGGACACGGTTTTTGCTGATGGGGGATTCGGTCGGGTTGATGTTGGCGGAGACATAAATGAACTCGCAGAGTCCATTAAAAAACTCATGAAACTCGACATCGAGTACTTGTTCCCTGGCCACGGCCCATGGGTTGATAACGGTTCAATGCATGTGGAACTGGCTGCGGCCTTCCTTGGAATAGGGTAA
- a CDS encoding UPF0104 family protein, translated as MKHKGAILIAIGVLALAVMISVIGPGEIEEALRKADPLYVIMAVALEFIILGLFTVRWAITTGAVSINIRKRHLFPMLLVGMAINNLTPSARGGGEPVRAYILGKYSRASMEAAFATVIADRGLDTFPFIFLAILTIVAIVLYFELSPWIVVALIVSVIIITAAFFLALYISIDRESGERILGWILGIVRRFYRKNYEKLEKRLMNALREFQSTMRIMLADRRVLLYGIPLSFLLWILEIIRVYLVFEAFGTSVSLIVIAEVFILATLIGMIPLLPGGLGAVDGVMIVFYSAAGVSPSVSAAVTVVERLISFWMISAMGVASLPYFGASVSEKLMEKL; from the coding sequence ATGAAACACAAAGGCGCAATTCTTATTGCAATAGGGGTACTGGCCCTTGCGGTTATGATATCTGTCATAGGGCCTGGGGAGATTGAGGAGGCCCTACGGAAGGCGGACCCCCTTTATGTAATCATGGCGGTTGCCCTGGAATTCATAATTCTCGGCCTTTTCACAGTGAGGTGGGCCATTACCACGGGGGCTGTTTCGATAAACATAAGAAAAAGGCACCTCTTTCCAATGCTACTTGTGGGAATGGCAATAAATAACCTCACACCGAGCGCAAGGGGTGGGGGTGAACCTGTAAGGGCATATATACTTGGAAAATACTCCAGGGCTTCAATGGAGGCTGCCTTTGCAACCGTGATAGCAGACAGGGGTCTTGACACATTCCCCTTTATATTTCTGGCCATACTCACCATAGTCGCAATAGTGCTCTACTTTGAACTGTCACCATGGATAGTGGTCGCACTTATAGTTTCGGTTATAATAATAACCGCGGCCTTCTTCCTGGCCCTCTACATATCCATTGACAGGGAGTCCGGTGAGAGGATACTTGGCTGGATACTTGGCATTGTAAGGAGGTTCTACAGAAAGAACTATGAAAAACTTGAAAAAAGGTTAATGAATGCTCTCAGGGAATTTCAGAGCACCATGAGGATAATGCTGGCTGATAGGAGAGTGCTGCTGTATGGAATACCACTTTCATTTCTCCTCTGGATCCTTGAGATCATAAGGGTATACCTTGTATTTGAGGCATTTGGCACAAGCGTCTCACTTATTGTGATAGCCGAGGTCTTCATACTGGCAACACTCATTGGCATGATACCGCTCCTTCCAGGGGGCCTTGGTGCCGTTGATGGGGTTATGATAGTCTTCTATTCGGCAGCAGGCGTATCGCCGTCTGTCAGCGCAGCTGTAACTGTGGTTGAGAGACTCATATCCTTCTGGATGATCTCAGCAATGGGTGTGGCATCTCTACCCTACTTTGGGGCTTCTGTATCTGAGAAACTGATGGAGAAACTTTAG
- the fhcD gene encoding formylmethanofuran--tetrahydromethanopterin N-formyltransferase — protein sequence MEINGVEIEDTFAEAFGIKVSRVLVTAATKKLAKIAATEATGYGTSVIGCPAEAGIDCYVPPEETPDGRPGYIIMICNPSKKNLDHELLERIGMGILTAPTTAVFDALDDEDEKLNVGFKLKFFGDGYEKELEIDGRKIHSIPIMSGDFLIESEFGIKDGVAGGNFFIMGDSQASALLAAQAAVDAIAAVEGTVTPFPGGVVASGSKVGSNKYKFLNASTNEKMCVTLKDEVEGSEIPENVNGVYEIVIDGVNEEVVREAMKEGIKAACTVPGIIKISAGNYGGNLGAYQIKLHDLF from the coding sequence ATGGAGATAAATGGTGTTGAAATAGAGGATACATTTGCGGAGGCCTTCGGTATCAAGGTTTCAAGGGTCCTTGTAACTGCAGCAACCAAAAAACTTGCAAAGATAGCTGCAACCGAGGCAACAGGTTACGGTACATCTGTTATAGGGTGCCCTGCAGAGGCAGGTATAGACTGCTACGTTCCACCAGAGGAGACACCCGATGGAAGGCCCGGATACATAATAATGATCTGCAACCCATCAAAGAAGAACCTGGACCATGAACTCCTTGAAAGGATAGGGATGGGTATACTTACAGCACCAACAACCGCAGTATTCGATGCTCTCGATGACGAGGACGAGAAGCTCAATGTGGGATTCAAACTCAAGTTCTTCGGGGATGGCTACGAGAAGGAACTTGAAATTGATGGAAGGAAAATCCACTCAATCCCGATAATGTCAGGCGACTTCCTCATTGAAAGCGAATTTGGAATAAAGGACGGGGTTGCAGGCGGAAACTTCTTCATCATGGGTGACAGTCAGGCATCAGCCCTCCTTGCGGCCCAGGCTGCAGTGGATGCAATAGCCGCAGTTGAAGGCACGGTAACACCATTCCCCGGTGGTGTGGTGGCTTCAGGTTCAAAGGTTGGATCAAACAAGTACAAGTTCCTCAACGCCTCAACCAATGAGAAGATGTGCGTGACACTCAAGGATGAGGTTGAGGGCAGCGAGATACCTGAAAACGTCAACGGGGTATATGAGATAGTTATAGACGGTGTCAACGAAGAGGTTGTAAGGGAGGCAATGAAGGAAGGTATAAAGGCCGCATGTACCGTTCCAGGCATAATTAAGATAAGTGCAGGGAACTACGGCGGCAACCTTGGAGCATACCAGATCAA
- a CDS encoding TrkH family potassium uptake protein produces MRYVGKRDLFTVGKYLGNIMQGIGFVVALPLIVALIYGEGNFLSFIVPSIISLSIGTVLKRYSPEECAIRLKHGMMVACLAWLWAGFIGSLIMMSALNIDFANAFFENMSAWTGSGLTVFSNVEALPKSILFLRSFEQWIGGLGVVIVVIGVLIRPGTAAARLYKSEAREERIKPSIANTVRTIWWIYLTYTVLGIVLYGLTGMPLFDAINNTLTNLSTGGMSIKNLNIGYYRSDAVYLVTMFLMILGGTSFLVHYQAIKGRFSNVLRDIQLQATFAFIILFTVLSIYIGGVAPLESVYYVISALSCTGSSISSTSQMVAWSGYFKIVLIICMLTGMAAGSTTGAVKIIRVITVLKGVYWDIMRILAPEGSVIPRKISCKSVSDAEIREAGSYISLYFILLFFTWSVLVTYGYDPLNSLFEAASAQGNVGLSMGITSFNLPLIPKMALILSMWLGRLEIIPVLVLIRGFVEAFKVN; encoded by the coding sequence ATGAGATACGTTGGAAAGAGGGACCTTTTTACCGTTGGAAAGTATCTTGGCAATATAATGCAGGGGATAGGCTTCGTTGTTGCGTTACCCCTCATTGTTGCACTGATCTACGGTGAAGGCAATTTTTTAAGTTTTATTGTGCCCTCAATTATCTCGCTCAGCATTGGAACTGTGCTCAAGAGATATTCCCCTGAGGAATGCGCCATACGCCTGAAACATGGTATGATGGTTGCATGTCTTGCCTGGCTCTGGGCTGGATTCATAGGTAGCCTCATAATGATGTCAGCCCTAAACATCGATTTTGCAAATGCCTTCTTTGAGAACATGTCTGCCTGGACCGGCAGTGGACTCACAGTTTTCTCCAACGTTGAAGCGCTCCCAAAATCAATTCTATTCTTAAGAAGCTTTGAACAGTGGATTGGTGGGCTTGGAGTTGTTATAGTTGTTATAGGTGTCCTCATAAGGCCAGGTACAGCTGCTGCACGTTTATACAAGTCCGAGGCAAGGGAGGAAAGGATAAAACCCAGCATAGCAAACACCGTCAGGACTATCTGGTGGATCTACCTCACCTACACGGTCCTCGGGATCGTCCTCTATGGGCTGACAGGGATGCCACTCTTTGATGCCATCAACAACACCCTCACAAACCTCTCAACCGGGGGAATGTCCATAAAGAACCTCAACATCGGCTACTACCGTAGCGATGCCGTCTACCTTGTAACCATGTTTCTCATGATACTTGGGGGGACAAGCTTCCTTGTGCACTACCAGGCAATAAAGGGTAGATTCTCAAATGTTCTGAGGGATATACAGCTGCAGGCAACCTTTGCCTTTATAATCCTTTTCACAGTTCTTTCGATCTACATTGGGGGCGTGGCCCCCCTTGAATCCGTATACTATGTAATATCGGCCCTCAGCTGCACCGGTTCAAGCATAAGTTCAACCAGTCAGATGGTTGCCTGGTCAGGGTACTTCAAGATAGTTCTAATAATATGCATGCTCACAGGTATGGCTGCAGGTTCAACCACGGGGGCCGTGAAGATAATCCGTGTCATAACTGTACTTAAGGGTGTCTACTGGGACATCATGAGGATACTGGCACCTGAGGGTTCGGTTATACCGAGAAAGATATCATGCAAGTCTGTGAGTGACGCTGAGATAAGGGAGGCCGGGTCATACATAAGCCTTTACTTTATCCTTCTCTTTTTCACATGGTCGGTTCTTGTAACCTATGGATATGACCCCCTCAACTCCCTCTTTGAGGCTGCCTCTGCCCAGGGAAATGTTGGGCTCAGTATGGGGATAACCAGTTTCAATCTGCCCCTAATACCGAAAATGGCCCTCATACTCAGCATGTGGCTTGGAAGACTCGAGATAATCCCTGTTCTTGTATTAATACGTGGTTTTGTGGAGGCCTTCAAGGTTAACTGA
- a CDS encoding sensor histidine kinase — protein MLERVFLTDKLHDEKMYENLVEEIRSSPDYLNLLLESSEPWILQDINGFILDLSNSFADKLGYDPDNLRGRYLPTLRVIPLIQKSRLRIILDRLAEEPRPCTTIMEFMDADGRDVPLELSFRPLELSGQDFILVTARDASEKIHEVAELRKTISELRNTINGLYRQIDRNLQLITSIVNLQFPYIKDGDDYELLRDTQNRLRSIRKAYEKFIHEGSFESINFAGYARSIVSGILSTYSPEPGNVRLEMYFEDAEMGLDLAVPLGMILSELLSNSFRHAFAEGQDGKIRAVFRNKDDHYMLEVRDNGRGFPEDVDFENVDSLGLQLVRSLLNQIEAKVDYRLSPGTCFRIKVLKLADGE, from the coding sequence ATGCTTGAAAGGGTTTTCTTAACCGATAAGTTACACGACGAAAAAATGTATGAGAACCTCGTGGAGGAAATACGTTCATCACCGGATTACCTCAACCTCCTTCTGGAATCTTCTGAACCCTGGATATTACAGGATATAAATGGTTTCATACTTGACCTGAGTAATTCCTTCGCTGATAAGCTGGGGTATGATCCTGATAATCTGAGGGGAAGGTACCTTCCAACATTGAGGGTGATTCCCCTCATTCAGAAGTCCAGGCTGAGGATAATACTCGACCGTCTGGCCGAGGAACCCCGCCCATGCACAACCATCATGGAGTTCATGGATGCAGATGGCCGGGATGTGCCCCTTGAATTGAGCTTCAGGCCCCTGGAGCTATCAGGCCAGGATTTTATCCTTGTAACTGCTAGGGATGCCTCAGAAAAGATTCATGAGGTGGCTGAGCTCCGTAAAACGATATCTGAACTGAGGAATACAATAAATGGCCTCTACAGGCAGATCGACAGAAACCTTCAGCTTATTACAAGCATAGTTAATCTCCAGTTCCCATATATAAAGGACGGGGATGATTATGAGCTCCTCAGAGATACCCAGAATCGTCTAAGGTCAATAAGGAAAGCTTATGAGAAGTTTATCCATGAGGGATCCTTTGAGTCAATAAACTTTGCAGGTTATGCCAGGAGCATTGTTTCAGGTATTCTAAGCACATACTCCCCGGAACCGGGAAATGTGAGACTTGAGATGTACTTTGAGGATGCTGAAATGGGCCTTGACCTGGCGGTGCCCCTTGGGATGATACTCTCAGAGCTACTATCCAACAGCTTCAGACACGCCTTTGCCGAGGGACAGGATGGAAAGATAAGGGCTGTTTTCAGGAATAAGGATGATCACTACATGCTTGAGGTCAGGGACAATGGTCGTGGCTTCCCTGAGGACGTGGACTTTGAGAATGTAGATTCACTGGGTCTGCAGCTTGTAAGGAGTTTACTGAATCAGATAGAGGCAAAGGTTGATTACAGGCTCTCACCTGGAACATGTTTCCGGATAAAGGTACTAAAACTCGCTGACGGTGAATGA
- a CDS encoding TRAM domain-containing protein: MFGDSYYRKETYSTPVNVGEEYEVKIEDLGRDGDGIARVEGFVVFVPGAGVGDEVKIRISATRRKFAFAEVVE; encoded by the coding sequence TTGTTTGGAGATAGCTACTACAGGAAGGAAACCTACTCCACACCAGTAAATGTTGGTGAGGAGTATGAAGTTAAAATTGAAGACCTCGGCAGAGATGGCGATGGAATAGCCCGTGTTGAAGGTTTTGTTGTTTTTGTACCTGGTGCAGGTGTCGGAGACGAAGTTAAAATAAGGATAAGTGCAACCAGGCGCAAGTTTGCTTTCGCTGAAGTTGTAGAATAA
- a CDS encoding metallophosphoesterase — MVCLIGLVADSHDNLDSIRKAVNLFNRESVDLVIHAGDLISPFTAQEFGRLEMRFEAIFGNNDGERDGLRAAYSELTELSDFKELEFDGLQIAVIHGHNRQILDCVAGCGRYDLVVTGHTHEKTIVSAETIKVNPGELCGYLSGESTLALFDTDRLSCEFVRL; from the coding sequence GTGGTTTGTTTGATAGGACTGGTGGCTGATTCACATGATAACCTTGATTCAATAAGGAAGGCGGTCAATTTATTCAACAGGGAATCTGTGGATCTTGTTATACATGCAGGGGATTTAATATCACCATTCACTGCACAGGAATTTGGAAGACTTGAGATGAGATTTGAGGCCATATTTGGAAACAATGATGGTGAAAGGGATGGGCTGCGTGCCGCGTACTCTGAACTCACAGAGCTATCTGACTTTAAGGAACTGGAATTTGATGGCCTGCAAATAGCGGTTATACATGGCCATAACAGGCAGATCCTTGACTGTGTTGCTGGATGTGGTAGATACGACCTTGTGGTAACCGGCCACACCCATGAGAAGACCATTGTGAGCGCAGAAACCATAAAGGTTAATCCAGGTGAACTCTGCGGTTACCTTTCAGGGGAGAGTACACTGGCGCTCTTTGACACAGACAGGCTTTCGTGTGAATTTGTAAGGCTTTGA
- a CDS encoding potassium channel family protein, whose translation MYVVIMGGGRVGLTLANLLISDGNDVTLIENDETLCANAAVELDALVICGNGTDIKTLEEANINNADVFVAATGNDEANLLSCILVREYNIPKIIARVSNPDHEDAFKKVGIDHVISPERTAAGYLEKLITRPKVADLIVLGHGDAEILDMEIKSSKIVGKKVKDVSPTEKYIIVAIYSNGDLIIPQPDMVLERGAKISVLVKTEAVNEVTKKFTG comes from the coding sequence ATGTATGTTGTTATAATGGGCGGAGGAAGAGTTGGTTTAACACTTGCAAACCTCCTTATATCAGATGGAAATGATGTAACTCTCATAGAAAATGATGAAACACTCTGTGCCAATGCTGCAGTTGAACTGGACGCCCTTGTGATCTGTGGTAACGGTACAGACATTAAAACCCTTGAGGAGGCCAACATAAACAATGCAGATGTCTTTGTTGCGGCCACAGGAAATGATGAGGCCAACCTCCTAAGCTGCATACTTGTGAGGGAGTACAATATACCAAAGATCATAGCAAGGGTCAGCAACCCTGACCACGAGGACGCCTTCAAGAAGGTTGGCATAGATCACGTTATAAGCCCTGAGAGGACCGCTGCAGGTTACCTTGAGAAACTGATAACAAGGCCAAAGGTGGCTGACCTCATCGTCCTTGGGCATGGGGACGCCGAGATCCTTGATATGGAGATAAAGAGCAGTAAAATTGTTGGGAAGAAGGTCAAGGATGTTTCGCCAACTGAAAAGTACATCATCGTGGCCATATACAGTAACGGTGACCTCATCATACCCCAGCCAGACATGGTCCTTGAGAGGGGAGCCAAGATATCCGTACTTGTAAAGACAGAGGCTGTGAATGAGGTTACAAAGAAATTCACAGGCTAA